A window of the Serratia sarumanii genome harbors these coding sequences:
- a CDS encoding LysR family transcriptional regulator codes for MSSLLQLLPYFEAVARLGNFTRAASQLGVTPPAVSQNIQALENQLGVRLFHRTSRSVRLSDEGRLFYQKVSPAMSQIDVAADDVRALGAQPAGLLRITLPQLAASLLVMPHLAEFQRRYPDVQLELFTEDRFSDLVLGSFDAGIRMHAMLQKDMIAVPIDNGQRRVLVASPDYLARCGVPATPDDLPVHHCLRYRFPGSGKLEPWYFSLGDDERALDVSGSLIFNEDRLLKDAALAGLGIAQRFQGTVLQELAQGQLVEVLPDYASEASGFFIYFPAGRHLPLKLRAFIDFMREQRERQHRW; via the coding sequence ATGAGTTCACTCCTGCAGCTGTTGCCCTATTTCGAAGCCGTCGCGCGCCTGGGCAACTTTACCCGCGCGGCCAGCCAGCTGGGCGTCACGCCGCCGGCGGTGTCGCAAAACATTCAGGCGCTGGAGAATCAGCTGGGAGTACGGTTATTTCATCGCACCAGCCGCTCGGTGCGCCTCAGTGACGAGGGCCGGTTGTTCTATCAGAAGGTATCGCCGGCGATGAGCCAGATCGACGTGGCGGCGGACGACGTGCGCGCTCTGGGCGCGCAGCCGGCGGGCCTGCTGCGCATTACGCTGCCGCAGCTGGCCGCTTCGCTGCTGGTAATGCCGCATCTGGCGGAATTTCAACGGCGCTATCCCGACGTGCAGCTGGAGCTGTTTACCGAAGACCGCTTTTCCGATCTGGTGCTGGGCAGTTTCGATGCCGGCATTCGCATGCACGCCATGCTGCAAAAGGACATGATCGCCGTGCCGATCGACAACGGTCAGCGTCGGGTGCTGGTCGCCTCGCCCGACTATCTGGCGCGCTGCGGCGTACCGGCCACGCCGGACGATCTGCCCGTTCACCACTGCCTGCGCTACCGTTTCCCCGGCAGCGGCAAACTGGAACCCTGGTATTTCAGCCTGGGCGACGATGAACGCGCGCTGGACGTCAGCGGCAGTTTGATTTTTAACGAAGATCGGCTGCTCAAGGATGCGGCGTTGGCGGGCCTGGGTATCGCACAGCGTTTTCAGGGCACGGTGTTGCAGGAGCTGGCGCAGGGGCAACTGGTGGAAGTGCTGCCGGATTACGCCAGCGAAGCGTCGGGGTTTTTCATCTACTTTCCCGCCGGCCGGCATCTGCCGCTCAAGCTGCGCGCCTTTATCGATTTCATGCGCGAGCAACGTGAACGGCAGCATCGCTGGTAG